A genomic window from Flavobacterium lindanitolerans includes:
- the hsdR gene encoding EcoAI/FtnUII family type I restriction enzme subunit R: MTKNISEADTRANYIDPKLIESDWTSDNIEREYYFTDGRKLLGNQRGKRLYLDYLLKFNNINLGLIEAKRSDEHPTKGLQQAIDYAEKLKIDFVYSTNGKQIYEFNRTVGKGDYIEKFPTPQELYNRLYGKNIELKKKLHNIPFYLTGAMRPRYYQEIAVNKVLENIAEEKKRILLTLATGTGKTFISFQIVHKLFQAKWNIDGENRRPRILFLADRNVLADQAINTFNPYEKDLVKINGEEVKSRNGVVPTNAFIFFAIYQAIAERENIGAYYKSYPADFFDLIIIDECHRGSADEDGSWRAILSHFNKAVHLGLTATPKREDNVDTYKYFGKPIYEYSLSDGINDGFLTPYKVKRIRTNIDEYIHTNDNKVIQGEIKKDRYDINDFDKSIIIPKRTDLIARAILNNIGKMEKTIVFCVNQDHALELRDMINKHKTVSDSNYCVRVTSDEGKIGRNFLEAFQDNDKDIPVILTSSKMLTTGIDARNVRNIVLTSPIGSIVEFKQIIGRGTRVYDGKDFFTIIDFAGATDLFYDSAWDGIPEDETETYETGEINDEKIRKKTSVTTIQEPKEEYGERKEKLIIELSNGRILKVIDVDIRYIDENGKPLTVREFLEKLVGELPAIYQDENHLRKIWANPDTRKELLAQLGTLGFEKEQLDALRDMIASPECDIFDVLSHISFSSDIKTRRERASAVRNDNFFTIYQNLKAREFLEYVLNHYEKFGIEELQRERLGDLVKLKLGTPKDAKVVFGDMKNLLGAYYQLQQHIYQAV, translated from the coding sequence ATGACAAAAAATATCTCTGAAGCTGACACAAGAGCTAACTATATTGATCCAAAACTTATTGAAAGTGATTGGACTTCTGATAATATTGAAAGAGAATATTACTTCACTGATGGTAGAAAGTTACTTGGGAATCAAAGAGGGAAAAGATTATATCTTGATTATCTTTTAAAATTCAACAATATTAATTTAGGCTTAATTGAAGCTAAAAGATCTGATGAACACCCAACAAAAGGGCTTCAACAGGCTATAGACTATGCTGAAAAGTTAAAAATAGACTTCGTTTATTCTACAAATGGTAAACAGATATATGAGTTTAACAGAACAGTTGGAAAGGGAGATTATATTGAAAAGTTCCCTACTCCGCAAGAACTTTATAATCGACTTTATGGAAAAAACATTGAGTTAAAAAAGAAATTACATAACATACCATTTTATTTAACCGGCGCAATGCGTCCAAGATACTATCAAGAAATTGCCGTTAATAAAGTTCTAGAGAATATTGCTGAAGAAAAGAAGAGAATTTTATTGACCCTCGCAACAGGAACTGGTAAAACATTTATATCATTTCAAATAGTTCATAAGCTTTTTCAAGCAAAATGGAATATTGATGGAGAAAATAGAAGACCAAGAATCTTATTTTTGGCAGATAGAAATGTTTTGGCAGATCAAGCCATAAACACCTTTAACCCATACGAAAAAGATCTTGTAAAGATCAATGGTGAAGAAGTCAAAAGCAGAAATGGTGTTGTTCCAACAAATGCTTTTATATTTTTTGCTATCTATCAAGCAATTGCAGAACGAGAAAATATTGGAGCTTATTACAAATCATATCCTGCTGACTTTTTTGATTTAATTATTATTGATGAATGTCACCGTGGAAGTGCAGATGAAGATGGTTCTTGGAGAGCAATACTCTCACATTTTAATAAGGCGGTTCATTTAGGATTAACTGCAACCCCAAAAAGAGAAGACAATGTTGACACTTATAAATATTTTGGAAAGCCAATTTATGAATATTCTCTAAGTGATGGGATTAACGATGGCTTTCTAACTCCGTATAAAGTAAAAAGAATTAGAACAAATATTGACGAATATATTCATACAAATGATAACAAAGTCATTCAAGGCGAAATAAAGAAGGACAGATATGATATAAATGACTTTGACAAGAGTATAATAATCCCAAAAAGAACAGATTTAATTGCAAGAGCAATCTTAAATAATATTGGAAAAATGGAAAAGACAATTGTCTTTTGCGTAAATCAAGATCATGCCTTGGAATTAAGAGATATGATAAACAAACACAAAACTGTTTCCGATTCTAATTACTGCGTCAGAGTAACATCTGATGAAGGTAAAATTGGGAGAAATTTTTTAGAAGCGTTTCAAGATAATGATAAAGACATCCCTGTAATTCTAACATCGTCAAAAATGCTGACTACTGGTATTGATGCCAGAAATGTTAGAAATATAGTCCTTACCTCTCCTATAGGCTCAATAGTTGAGTTTAAACAAATTATTGGTAGAGGAACACGAGTTTATGATGGTAAAGATTTTTTTACAATAATTGATTTTGCTGGTGCAACAGATTTATTTTATGATTCTGCCTGGGATGGAATCCCGGAAGATGAAACTGAAACATATGAAACAGGTGAAATTAACGATGAAAAAATAAGAAAAAAAACATCAGTAACTACAATTCAAGAACCGAAGGAAGAATATGGAGAAAGAAAAGAGAAATTAATTATAGAATTAAGTAACGGAAGAATTCTAAAAGTTATTGATGTTGATATAAGATACATAGATGAAAATGGAAAACCATTAACTGTTAGAGAATTTCTTGAAAAATTAGTTGGAGAATTACCAGCCATCTACCAAGATGAAAATCATCTCCGTAAAATATGGGCCAATCCAGACACAAGAAAAGAGCTCCTAGCTCAATTAGGAACCCTAGGCTTTGAAAAAGAACAGTTAGATGCCTTACGTGACATGATTGCATCACCCGAATGTGATATTTTCGATGTCTTATCTCACATTTCTTTTAGTTCAGATATAAAAACAAGAAGAGAAAGAGCAAGTGCTGTTCGTAATGACAATTTCTTCACCATTTACCAAAATTTAAAAGCAAGGGAGTTTTTAGAATATGTTCTAAATCATTATGAAAAATTTGGGATCGAAGAATTACAACGAGAAAGACTTGGCGATTTAGTCAAACTAAAACTTGGAACACCAAAAGATGCAAAAGTTGTTTTTGGCGACATGAAAAATTTATTAGGTGCATATTATCAACTTCAACAACATATTTATCAAGCAGTATAA
- a CDS encoding DnaJ C-terminal domain-containing protein produces the protein MAFIDYYSVLEVDKKASTDEIKKAYRKLARKYHPDLNPNDTEANKKFQQINEANEVLSDPEKRKKYDAYGENWQHAEEYEKARQSQSQSQYSGSSYSNFGDDASFGNADFSDFFESMFGDRRSSGRQAGFKGQDYNAELHLKLHDIAQTHKQTITVNGKNLRITVPAGVADGQVIKLKGHGGPGANNGPAGDLYITFRIEEDAEYKRLNNDLYKTVSLDLFTAILGGEITVETLDGKVKLKVPPETQNGTKVRLKNKGMAVYKKEGSFGDLIITYDIKIPTNLTEKQKEAFRELSKL, from the coding sequence ATGGCATTTATAGACTATTACAGCGTTTTAGAAGTTGACAAAAAGGCTAGTACTGACGAAATAAAAAAAGCATACCGGAAATTGGCCCGGAAATACCATCCGGATTTAAATCCGAATGATACTGAGGCTAATAAAAAATTCCAGCAGATTAATGAAGCTAATGAAGTCTTAAGCGACCCTGAAAAAAGAAAAAAGTATGATGCTTATGGTGAAAACTGGCAGCATGCAGAAGAATATGAAAAGGCAAGGCAATCTCAATCACAATCGCAATATTCAGGCAGTTCCTATTCCAATTTTGGCGATGATGCTTCATTTGGCAATGCTGATTTCTCGGATTTTTTTGAATCCATGTTTGGAGACAGACGAAGTAGTGGCAGGCAAGCCGGTTTCAAAGGACAGGATTACAATGCCGAACTGCATTTGAAACTCCACGATATTGCCCAAACCCATAAGCAGACCATTACCGTAAACGGGAAAAATTTAAGGATTACTGTTCCGGCAGGTGTAGCAGACGGACAAGTTATAAAACTAAAGGGACATGGAGGTCCGGGAGCCAATAACGGACCGGCAGGAGATTTGTATATTACATTTAGGATTGAAGAAGATGCGGAATACAAACGACTTAATAACGATTTATACAAAACCGTAAGTTTGGATTTGTTTACGGCAATTTTAGGAGGAGAAATCACTGTTGAAACCTTAGATGGAAAGGTTAAGCTGAAAGTTCCGCCAGAAACCCAGAACGGAACAAAAGTCAGGCTTAAAAACAAAGGAATGGCTGTTTATAAAAAAGAAGGCTCATTTGGTGATCTGATTATAACGTATGACATTAAGATTCCAACCAACTTGACTGAAAAACAAAAAGAAGCTTTTAGGGAATTATCTAAACTTTAA
- a CDS encoding AAA family ATPase: MATLEFKSKISHHPQTISVNNGITTFIGGNGSGKSSILEAIFEKYIEHDDFRVICFSSGQNELFTELFNKHKQTNQKYIRERNEPIQSFYFNNEWIKLLIFWSSIFKESGLVRTYLKEKGYIETDELGDDISSRLDFRFRIRKNYVFKIREEIEREELGNNENDEGYELQENLLRKTEFHETLEKIIQAFDIDFDFQNNENLVKRWLTFDSRKGFEVFTHKNVNKLFSFWALATNGWLSNSELSEFNLRFKNNLQFKHLSDGEYQILSTYAIIDLFDNESTIFLFDEIDSHLYYKNLSKMWKELNNCEGIIITTTHISESILHNKIENIKVIENGRVEESLTFLELSKRLDSIVGQKNYQFKILSRVLYPVIMDNVSDWTIFKKLAVKKLGDGILETLDKFLPIAKSSGYDNPNEIFGKQKLYFIDEFRKENLNKEILTKEIFLICDKDELPENQISNSLNVNIHAEFDRVKKFNNNLTKTHLLSWKRREIENYLLSPTLFDVKNCNDAVNALYNLPNYATGDNLDNITDFRNGDFKTILRPMYNLDGIGFNEEMLDEMISHIQADEISNDIETIYNYLRDTIA; encoded by the coding sequence ATGGCTACATTAGAATTTAAAAGTAAGATCTCACACCATCCTCAAACAATTAGCGTGAATAATGGTATTACTACTTTTATTGGTGGTAATGGATCTGGTAAATCATCAATTTTAGAAGCAATATTTGAAAAGTACATCGAACATGATGATTTCAGAGTAATCTGTTTCAGTTCAGGACAAAATGAACTTTTTACAGAACTTTTTAACAAACATAAGCAAACAAATCAAAAATATATAAGAGAAAGAAATGAGCCAATTCAATCATTTTATTTTAATAATGAATGGATAAAGTTATTGATTTTTTGGTCTTCCATATTTAAAGAAAGTGGACTTGTTAGAACTTACTTAAAAGAAAAAGGTTATATTGAAACTGATGAACTAGGTGATGACATTTCTAGCAGACTTGACTTCAGATTTAGGATTAGAAAAAACTATGTATTTAAGATTAGAGAAGAAATTGAAAGAGAAGAATTAGGAAACAATGAAAATGATGAAGGATATGAATTACAAGAAAACTTGCTGAGAAAAACTGAATTTCATGAAACATTAGAAAAAATCATCCAAGCTTTTGATATTGATTTTGATTTTCAAAATAATGAGAATTTAGTTAAAAGATGGTTAACATTTGATTCAAGGAAAGGTTTTGAAGTATTTACACATAAAAATGTAAACAAACTATTTAGTTTTTGGGCTTTAGCAACTAATGGTTGGCTATCAAATTCCGAATTATCCGAATTCAATCTAAGATTTAAAAACAACCTCCAATTTAAACATTTAAGCGATGGTGAGTATCAAATTTTATCCACTTATGCAATAATAGATCTATTTGATAATGAAAGCACTATATTTCTTTTTGATGAAATAGATTCTCATTTATATTACAAGAATTTGAGTAAAATGTGGAAAGAACTAAATAACTGTGAAGGAATAATAATTACTACTACTCACATTTCAGAATCCATATTACATAATAAAATTGAGAATATTAAGGTAATAGAAAATGGGAGAGTCGAAGAAAGTTTAACTTTTTTAGAACTTTCGAAAAGATTAGATAGTATAGTAGGACAGAAAAACTACCAGTTTAAAATATTGTCAAGAGTTTTATACCCTGTAATCATGGACAATGTAAGTGATTGGACAATTTTTAAGAAACTAGCTGTAAAAAAACTTGGAGATGGAATATTAGAAACACTCGATAAATTTTTACCAATTGCCAAATCTTCTGGTTATGATAATCCAAACGAAATATTTGGTAAACAAAAACTTTATTTTATTGATGAGTTTAGAAAAGAAAATTTAAATAAAGAAATACTCACGAAAGAAATATTTCTAATTTGTGATAAGGATGAGCTTCCAGAAAATCAAATTTCAAATAGCTTGAATGTTAATATTCATGCAGAATTTGATAGAGTTAAAAAATTCAATAATAATCTTACAAAAACACATCTTCTATCTTGGAAGCGAAGAGAGATTGAAAATTACTTATTGTCCCCCACTCTGTTTGATGTAAAGAATTGCAATGATGCAGTAAATGCTCTTTACAATTTACCAAATTATGCTACTGGAGATAATTTAGACAACATAACAGATTTTAGAAATGGTGATTTTAAAACTATTTTAAGACCTATGTATAATTTAGATGGAATAGGATTTAATGAAGAAATGTTAGACGAAATGATTAGCCATATTCAAGCGGATGAAATTTCAAATGATATTGAAACAATATATAATTATTTAAGAGATACAATTGCATAA
- a CDS encoding helix-turn-helix domain-containing protein, protein MIHTDMPNKKIHQGRNIKRFREMLGIKQDALAYELGEDWNQKKISLLEQKESVEKDILEQVAKILKVPTEAIENFDEEQAVNIISNTASFDNCQQPAFFNNQPSFNPIDKVVELYDEKIALYERMLKEKDEMMARLEKLIEGK, encoded by the coding sequence ATGATACATACCGATATGCCAAACAAGAAAATACACCAAGGTCGAAACATAAAGCGTTTCCGTGAAATGCTCGGCATCAAGCAAGACGCCCTAGCCTACGAATTGGGCGAAGACTGGAACCAAAAGAAAATCTCTCTCCTGGAACAAAAAGAGTCCGTAGAAAAGGATATTTTAGAACAAGTGGCTAAAATCCTAAAAGTGCCTACCGAGGCTATTGAGAATTTTGATGAGGAACAGGCGGTAAACATTATCTCAAATACTGCTTCTTTTGACAATTGTCAACAACCTGCTTTTTTTAATAATCAACCTAGTTTCAATCCTATTGATAAAGTAGTCGAATTATATGATGAAAAAATTGCACTCTACGAGCGTATGCTAAAGGAAAAGGATGAAATGATGGCGAGGTTGGAGAAATTGATTGAGGGGAAGTAA
- a CDS encoding chaperone modulator CbpM, whose protein sequence is MKIERIIISDYCKHYKIERAFIDILDEMGIIPFENKNNEKFMDSEKLEDLDRCRQLYYELHINPEGIDAILNLLQKQKKLQQEIQDLKNRLRLHE, encoded by the coding sequence ATGAAAATCGAAAGAATCATTATATCAGATTACTGCAAACATTATAAAATTGAAAGGGCATTCATAGATATTCTGGACGAAATGGGAATCATTCCGTTTGAAAACAAGAATAACGAAAAATTTATGGATTCTGAAAAATTAGAAGATTTAGACCGTTGCAGGCAATTGTATTATGAACTGCACATCAATCCGGAAGGAATCGATGCAATTTTAAATCTGCTTCAAAAACAAAAAAAACTCCAGCAAGAAATCCAGGATTTAAAAAACCGATTACGATTGCACGAATAA
- a CDS encoding restriction endonuclease subunit S: MDKLKIKKLSEVCIINPKKSELGKFNNELKVSFVPMNLLIEDNQNFSSNIIKPLIEVYKGYTYFQNNDVVLAKVTPCFENGKLGIATNLENNIGFGSSEFHILRPKETVSSKWIYYSLKTSSFIHLAKLSMTGAGGLKRVPTKFIEDWSIFVPSPTEQNKIVKKLDTIFEKIDNSITLLEDNLNYSKALINSSLDGEFSALELKYRKKTLAEIVTVINGRAYKQSEMFNAGKYPILRVGNFFSNRGWYYSNMELEENKYCEKGDLLYAWSASFGPKIWDGEKSIYHYHIWKLVPLSDNVSKKFLYYLLERDTDKIKEEGGRGVGMIHITKGNIEKRMMVLPPLDVQEQTVSRIEKLYNLHEKMTKELKIKLDNMKALKSSLLDQAFKGEL; encoded by the coding sequence ATGGATAAATTAAAAATTAAAAAACTTAGTGAAGTTTGTATAATTAATCCTAAAAAATCAGAATTAGGGAAATTCAATAACGAATTAAAAGTTTCATTTGTCCCAATGAACTTGCTCATTGAAGATAACCAAAACTTTAGTTCAAACATAATTAAACCTTTAATTGAAGTATATAAAGGTTATACTTATTTTCAAAATAATGATGTTGTTTTAGCAAAGGTAACACCATGCTTTGAAAATGGAAAATTAGGAATTGCTACAAATCTTGAAAATAATATTGGATTTGGATCTTCTGAATTTCATATTTTAAGACCTAAAGAAACTGTTTCATCCAAATGGATCTATTATTCACTTAAAACAAGCTCTTTCATACATTTAGCTAAATTAAGTATGACAGGGGCAGGAGGATTAAAAAGGGTACCTACAAAATTCATAGAAGATTGGTCAATATTTGTTCCCTCTCCTACCGAACAGAATAAAATTGTTAAAAAACTTGATACTATATTTGAAAAAATTGATAATTCAATTACACTACTTGAAGATAATTTGAATTATTCTAAAGCTTTAATAAATAGTTCTCTTGATGGAGAATTTAGTGCCTTAGAATTAAAATATAGGAAGAAAACACTTGCAGAAATTGTTACGGTTATTAATGGGCGTGCATATAAACAAAGTGAAATGTTCAATGCAGGAAAATACCCAATATTAAGAGTTGGTAATTTTTTCTCCAATAGAGGATGGTATTATTCAAATATGGAACTGGAAGAAAATAAATATTGTGAAAAAGGAGATTTATTATATGCTTGGTCTGCTTCTTTTGGTCCGAAAATATGGGATGGTGAAAAATCAATTTATCATTATCATATATGGAAGCTTGTTCCTCTTTCAGATAATGTTTCAAAGAAATTTTTATATTATCTATTAGAGAGGGACACTGACAAAATTAAAGAAGAAGGTGGTCGAGGAGTTGGAATGATTCATATTACAAAAGGAAATATAGAAAAAAGAATGATGGTTTTACCACCATTAGATGTTCAAGAACAAACTGTATCAAGAATTGAGAAATTATATAATTTACATGAAAAAATGACGAAAGAATTAAAGATAAAGTTAGACAATATGAAAGCATTAAAAAGTAGTTTACTAGATCAAGCTTTTAAAGGAGAATTATAA
- a CDS encoding DUF2911 domain-containing protein, with protein MKLQKRIGIFLMTLVMTIFANAQDKKASPAETVTGKINGATITINYGSPSVKGRAIWGELVPFGEVWRAGANEATTFETDKEITVEGKKLPAGKYAFFVIPEKDAATIIFNKEWKQWGAYKMDAKQDQLRVKVTPKKSASMTEKLVYKINKDNITLSWENWDIPVKIK; from the coding sequence ATGAAACTACAAAAAAGAATCGGAATATTTCTGATGACATTAGTAATGACTATTTTCGCGAATGCCCAGGATAAAAAGGCAAGTCCGGCAGAAACAGTTACCGGAAAAATTAATGGCGCAACAATTACTATCAACTATGGTAGCCCATCCGTAAAAGGAAGAGCTATTTGGGGAGAACTTGTTCCTTTTGGAGAAGTATGGCGAGCCGGAGCTAATGAGGCTACAACTTTTGAAACCGATAAAGAAATTACCGTTGAAGGAAAAAAATTGCCTGCCGGAAAATATGCTTTCTTTGTAATTCCGGAAAAAGATGCCGCAACCATTATTTTCAACAAAGAGTGGAAACAATGGGGGGCTTATAAAATGGATGCCAAACAGGACCAGTTAAGAGTAAAAGTAACTCCTAAAAAATCAGCTTCAATGACTGAAAAGCTGGTTTATAAAATCAACAAGGACAATATTACCCTAAGTTGGGAAAACTGGGATATCCCTGTAAAAATTAAATAG
- a CDS encoding DMT family transporter: protein MFYIVLSIICSVSVGALLKFSKRYSFDIIQVIAVNYILALGLCYITFRPDVSVVNSSSPWKIYIGLAILLPSVFLLLASSIKHIGIVKTDIAQRLSLFIPILAAYFIFKENFTTLKLMGLIVGFPAIFLTLSKKQSDTQENRWIFPVLVLLGFGIIDILFKQIALEKSIPYTTSLFIVFFGALVLALCFTIYSVFVKKNPIQWKNIIIGSFLGILNFGNILFYLKAHKAFSENPSTVFAAMNLGVIVLGSLVGIIAFKEKVTLKNYIGIVLALGSIVLITLSQIQAK from the coding sequence ATGTTCTATATAGTCTTAAGCATAATTTGCAGTGTTTCGGTAGGAGCGCTTCTTAAATTTTCAAAAAGATATTCATTTGATATTATCCAGGTCATAGCTGTAAACTATATTTTGGCATTGGGTTTATGTTATATTACCTTCCGGCCTGATGTTTCTGTAGTGAATAGCAGTTCGCCCTGGAAAATATATATAGGACTTGCCATTTTATTGCCTTCTGTGTTCTTATTACTGGCTTCTTCTATAAAACACATTGGTATAGTTAAGACTGATATTGCCCAACGCCTATCCCTGTTTATTCCTATTCTGGCAGCTTATTTTATTTTTAAGGAAAACTTTACAACTTTAAAATTAATGGGGCTGATTGTTGGTTTTCCGGCAATTTTCCTTACGCTATCCAAAAAACAATCAGACACCCAGGAAAACAGATGGATTTTTCCCGTGTTGGTACTATTAGGGTTTGGAATCATTGATATCTTATTTAAGCAGATTGCTCTGGAAAAAAGCATTCCTTACACCACTTCCCTATTTATAGTATTCTTTGGCGCTTTAGTATTGGCACTGTGTTTTACGATATACTCTGTTTTTGTAAAGAAGAATCCCATACAATGGAAAAACATTATTATAGGTTCCTTTTTAGGAATTTTAAACTTTGGAAATATCCTGTTTTATTTAAAAGCACATAAGGCTTTTTCAGAGAATCCTTCCACCGTTTTCGCGGCTATGAACCTGGGTGTAATTGTTTTGGGCAGTTTGGTTGGAATTATCGCTTTTAAAGAGAAAGTCACTTTAAAAAACTATATCGGAATTGTTCTTGCCCTTGGTTCTATTGTACTGATTACTCTTTCACAAATTCAGGCAAAATAG
- a CDS encoding N-6 DNA methylase: protein MSDIQNKIDRITDILRRDDGISGAMHYTEQISWVLFLKFLNDYEINKADEAYLDGNEYEYVIRKDLRWENWACPKDENGKLDVKRALTGSDLIEFVNKTLFDYLQNFKNNNNNPKSIKYKIGAIFEFLDNRIVSGHTLREVLDIIDSLDFQSSDELFELSHIYENLLKGMGSDGGNSGEFYTPRAIIKAMVETVAPQVGETIYDGAVGSAGFLVESFEFMTLPEKKKKLSASGWETIQTDTFYGQEKTSLGYVMGMMNMILHGIESPNVYKGNTLTQNIRDFQEKDRHNVILANPPFGGKEKTQIQQNFPIETNATEMLFLQHFMKMLKLEGRASIIIPEGVLFQTSNAFKKIKQDLLENFNVHTIVSLPSGVFLPYSGVKTNILYFDRKGSTSKIWYYEVNPSYKLTKNKPIAYEHMQEFVDLFKNPNKRNQTNEKTYEGCNDWTVSVEDIIDYDISAKNPHKIIEVEHLTPKKILSKIKDNEKKISDFINQIESLIHG from the coding sequence ATGAGCGACATACAAAATAAGATAGATAGAATAACGGATATACTTAGACGAGATGATGGAATTAGTGGTGCTATGCATTATACAGAGCAAATCTCTTGGGTTCTATTTCTGAAATTCTTAAATGACTATGAAATCAACAAGGCAGATGAGGCATACCTTGATGGTAACGAATATGAATATGTAATTCGCAAAGATTTACGATGGGAAAATTGGGCATGTCCTAAAGATGAAAATGGAAAATTAGATGTTAAACGGGCTCTGACTGGTAGTGATCTAATTGAGTTTGTCAATAAAACTTTATTTGATTATTTACAAAATTTTAAAAATAATAATAACAATCCAAAGTCAATAAAGTATAAAATAGGAGCAATTTTTGAATTTCTAGATAACAGAATTGTTAGTGGGCATACATTAAGAGAAGTATTAGATATTATCGACAGTTTAGATTTTCAAAGTTCTGATGAACTATTTGAGCTATCGCATATTTATGAAAATTTGCTAAAAGGTATGGGGTCTGATGGTGGAAACTCAGGCGAATTTTACACTCCAAGGGCAATTATTAAAGCCATGGTTGAAACTGTTGCCCCACAAGTAGGAGAAACTATTTATGATGGAGCTGTTGGTAGTGCTGGCTTTCTAGTTGAATCATTTGAATTCATGACATTGCCCGAAAAGAAAAAAAAGCTTTCTGCATCTGGGTGGGAAACAATCCAAACAGATACTTTTTACGGACAAGAAAAGACTTCATTAGGTTATGTAATGGGGATGATGAATATGATATTGCATGGCATTGAAAGTCCAAATGTATATAAAGGAAATACACTAACCCAAAACATTAGAGATTTTCAAGAAAAAGACCGACACAATGTAATTCTAGCCAATCCACCTTTTGGAGGTAAAGAAAAGACACAAATTCAACAAAATTTTCCAATAGAAACAAATGCAACGGAAATGTTATTCCTTCAACATTTTATGAAAATGCTGAAATTAGAAGGAAGAGCCTCTATTATAATTCCCGAAGGTGTTTTATTTCAAACAAGCAATGCCTTTAAAAAAATAAAGCAAGATCTTTTAGAAAACTTTAATGTGCATACAATTGTGAGTTTACCAAGCGGTGTTTTCCTACCTTATAGTGGAGTAAAAACCAATATTCTTTATTTTGATAGAAAAGGCTCTACTTCCAAGATTTGGTATTATGAAGTAAATCCATCATATAAGCTGACAAAAAATAAACCTATTGCTTATGAGCATATGCAAGAGTTTGTTGATTTATTTAAAAATCCAAATAAGAGAAATCAAACCAATGAAAAAACTTATGAGGGATGTAATGATTGGACGGTTTCAGTTGAAGATATAATAGATTATGATATCAGTGCAAAAAATCCACACAAAATTATAGAAGTAGAACACTTAACCCCCAAAAAGATATTATCAAAAATAAAAGATAATGAAAAGAAAATAAGTGATTTTATAAACCAAATAGAATCCTTGATACATGGATAA